Within the candidate division WOR-3 bacterium genome, the region TGTTTAATCGTACCATAACCTATCAGCAATCAGCTTTCTTTTCCCGAACTTGGTAAATCAACCAAAAAATATACGGATCTTGAGTTAACTGGCTGATGTCTGCTATATTTCTTTCTCACGTTTAATTTCAATAATATTCCAGTTTTTTCATCCTTTCTCCACAAATTCGTTCAATTCTTTCAAGATTTCTTTCGCCAAAAAAATCGATATATTTGAGGTTTCTATTTTTTCCTGCTGGCTGATACTGGATATTAATTTGCTCGGAAATATCGTTGATTTTTTCTAGTCCTAATTCTTCGGCAAGTCTATAAATTACCCCGATTTTATCTTTTAAAAAATCTTCATATTTGACTAAAATTATCCGTTCGGCATGGAGAAAGAAAACATCAGCCATATAATTCCAGCGACCGGCTAACATCTCAATATAATTTTCCCCTCGAAATCCCAGCCAACTGGCGTCAAAAACTGATGGCCAAGAACGCACTAGATTTTCATAATGTTCTGGTGTCATTTGTTCAAGATTTCCTGGAATTTTATACCGATCCAGAATACTTCTAATGTTCGAGCGCGGGTCTCGAACAACTAAAACTAATCTTGCTAGAGGAAAATACTCTATTAATTCATCATAAAATAACGTTAAATTCGGTTCCTTAATAATATCTTTAGAAAATTCCAGACGATTGAATTTTATAAAATCTTCAAATTTTGCTCTTTTTTGTTTCAATTTGACATAAATATTTTGTTCATTAGACCTCATAAGATCGATGTGAACTGACTTATTAGTCAAACTGGCCAGTAACATAGCAATTGCCGAAGTACCTGATTTTTGATTTCCCAAAATAATAATTGGCTTCGGATTAATTTTAGCTCTGTTTCTAGCATATTCTATTTCAACCATATTCCATAAATCACGAAATTTATAAAATAAATTCTTGAGAGGAATTGGCACCATTTGCTTAATTTTTTTTAGTTCCATAATTTATGTCTTATGATTTTGACTTAAGTGCTTTTAAGAGAGCTAACATTTCCTTTAATGTCTGCCAGCCCTGGGGTAAAATTACCCAACACAAAAAATAAAAAACGGTATAAAGAATGGCATCAAAAAGCATAGAGATTGAATTTCTCTGTTCGTATTGCCAGATTAAGTTCGCTCCATATAAAGCGATTCCTGCGGTTAAAGAAGCCACTGTGGGTTTCCATAATGCTCGATTGAGTTGCCACAGCTTTAAGAATGTACCCTGATAACAAAAAATAATCGCTGGGTAACGGAGTAATACTCGACTAATACTATATGCGGTGGCAACGCCGATAGCGCCCCATTGGACACCCACCACAAAACTAATCACATCCACGATTGAGGTGATAAACCCCCATCGCAATTGGCGATCGGTTCTGCCCAATGAAATATAAACCCATCCAGCCGCCACATTAAAGGTACTTACGAATGCCGCTGGAGCCAGCAACCGAAAAATCAGAATCGCTTCTTTCCATTGCCCTCCTAAGATAGTTAAAATTAACTTATCCGCCGCCACGAACATAAAGACCACCAGAGGCATTCCCATAGTGACCAACAAAGCAATTGCTTTATTGTAATAGGATAAATATCTCTCCGGCTCCGATTGTAACCGGCTTAATGTGGGTAAAGCCACCAAGGCCACAGGTCGGTTAATTTGTTCAAAGGGCATCAGCAGTAGTTGATAGGCTTTGGCATACATCCCTAATTCTTCTGCTCCATGTTTCCATCCGATCAAGATATTATCGAGATTGCGGCTAAGGTAGTTGAGCAAATTAAAACCGGTTAAGTGTCCCCCAAACGAGAGGAGACTCCCCGCTCCTGAATAACGTTTCGGTAGTCCAGGTCGCCAACCGCAGGCTAACCAAACCCCCACCATGGTGGTAAAAGCCATCGCCAGTTGCATCATCACTAGGGCCCAATAGTCTTTGCGCCAAAAAGCCCAGGCAATGGCCACAACAATGCCGACCAACATCGATATTATATCAACTATTGCCAGCGCCGAAAAACGCATCTGCCTTTTTAATAAGGCTTGGTGTTGAACTGTTAGACCTCCAAAAATAAAAGCACAAGCCAAAACTATGGTAATCGAAATTAAACGAGGTTCCCCATAAAACCAAGCAATCACCGGCGACAGGGACATGGTGAGTAGCATAATGAAAGTGCTCAGTCCTACATTGACCCAGAATAAATTACTCACTTGGTTATGGGTGATTTGATCTTTTTGGATGGTTGCGGCAGACAAACCCAAATCCTGAAATAGAGAGATAAAATTAATAAAGACATATACCATGCCCATCAAACCGTAGTCTTTCGGGGTCAAAAGACGTGCTAAAATAGCGGTTGAACCTAACTGCAACAAAAACTTAGCAATCTGAGAGGCGATCGTCACCACTCCACCGCGAATAGATCGACCTTTGAGATCGGTATTTAAATGATCGGTGCGAAAGTAGGACTCCGGATCACTTTTTGGAAAAATTTTATCTTTAAAATCTGACAATCTCTTACCCACGCCAAAAATATAATCCAATTGTTAGTTGAGTATTACTCAGGAAAATTAAACATCCCTAAGCAATAAAAAATTAAGCCAAAAATGTCTAGCAAATTTGCAGGCTGGCTGATAGATCCCAGGTATCCTTGATGTTCTGCTGACATAACCGGCAGAAATATTATAACCGTTGTTGGCAAAATCAACCGTAGGATAACTTTTTCAAGAGATATTGCTCAGTATATACTTTAAACGGGTATCTTGGCTGATTCAAGAAAAAATTGGCGGCTATCTGCGCTCGAATTTCTATTTTTGGCTACATCAAAGCAAATACCGATATTTTCTGGAGTATAAATTAGCATATTTGCTGACTCCAGCATCCCTTGGCCACCCTTTTGGGGTTTATTAAAGTTTTGTAAAAAGAAATCTATAAAGTTTTGTAAAGTATGAAAAAATCTATACCGCTAAAGGATGAAAAATAAAATTTTTTATGATAAAAATATCAGCTTAATTATCTGCAACCAGATTTGCTTCCCTGCTGAGTTAAGTTAAAATTGGAAAACATCTAGAATGTCAGTTACTTGCTTATGTTCTATGTCAGTCGCTTACCAAAAATCTTTTTTCCGTTAGCCAGTCTCACCTTTACGGGTTTAACCATTTTTGTTTGTCCCAAAATGGCCGGTTCACAGATGCCACTCATGCCAGAGAGATCGGCACCGGGTAGCAATGACAATGCCACTCTACAGGGGCAGGAAGACTATACCCTTAGACCAGGTGATAATATTCGCATTGATAATATGGAAGGAAAAGAATTGAGTGGCGAGTACCTGATTCCCCCAGATGGGAGATTATTCTTGCCCATGATTGGCGGCATTTCTGTCGTCGGACTGACCGTAGAAGAAGCCAGTGCAGCCCTGACTAACGCCTACCGTCGTTTTTTCAAAGATCCTTATGTTAGTGTCAATCTACTGCTAATTAGTCCGATCACCATCACAATCACAGGAGAAGTGAGAAATCCCGGTTCTTACAATATTAATTTACAAAATATCAGAGACCACCGTGGGATTGAGGTGCTAAAACTGACTCAAGCGATCCAACAATGCGGTGGAGTGACTTTGGGGGCTGACCTGAGTAATATACAAATTAGTCGAAAAACTCGCAGCGGTGGGCAAAAAGTGGTTTATGTGAATCTTTGGGACTTTATACTGCGGGGCGATCAAACCCAGAATATAGCCTTACGAGAAGGAGATAATATCTATATTCCCACAACCACAGAAATCAACTTGGCACAAATCCGACAACTGGCAAACGTAACTTTTGTCACCGATTTAACCACACCTCGCACCGTCACCTTAGTGGGAGAAGTCACCCGTCCTGGAACTTATGTGATCAAAGGAGGAGACACCACTGGAGGAGACAAACCTTTCGCTGGACGTTATGATGGCCTGCCGACGGTGATTCGAGCCATTCAGCTTGCTGGTGGAGTCACACCGAGTGCGGATATCGAAAAAATTTCCCTCCGCAGAATTAATCAAAATGCCACAGAACAAACTGTCAATCTGAATCTTTGGGCTTTTTGGCAAAATGGTGATGTCACCCAAGATACGATCATACAAGAAGGGGATGTGATTTTTATTCCCACAGCGACAAATCTGAACGAGGCCAGAGTTCGCCAATTATTAAATGCAAATTTTACTGCCAATGTCAATTCACCCCGTACCGTATTAGTCGTCGGCGAAGTGAAGCGTCCTGGTTCTTTTGTAGTCAGAGGTGGGGACGGTCGAGGAGCAGACACTCAATTTTCCTCCGGAACTGATGGGCTGCCCACAGTCATCCGAGCCATTCAAATGGCTGGAGGCATCACGGAAGTAGCGGATATTCGACGGATCCAACTTCGTCGTCGCAGCCGAGATGGCGGGGAACAAATCTTAGACGTAAATTTGTGGGAATTATTACAGACCGGAAATCTCTATCAAGACCGAATTGTGGAAGAGGGAGATGTGATTGTCGTACCCAAAGCCACTGAAATCAATCCGGTAGAAGTTTCTGCGCTCTCCACAGCAAGCTTTGCCGCTCCGAAAATCACAGTTTTTATCATGGGAGAAGAAGCCAGACCACCTGGAGTTAAACAAGATGGTGGTCTTGATTTTCCGCCGAATATTTCTTTAAATCAAGCCTTATTGGCCTCTGGAGCCTTAAATCGAACTCGTGCCAATCGCAACTTCGTAGACTTGCTCAGACTGAATCCCAATGGCACCGTAGAGCAACGCAGGATCGAGATTGATTTAGCTGATAGCATCAACGAAACAACCAACCCACTGCTGCGTAATAATGACGTAATTCTTGTAAATCGTTCTAATTTTACTAAGGTCATTGATGACTATAATACATTTGCCGATTTTTTGCTTGTCGGGCCGAGGTTATTACCGTGGTTGCAAATTCTGGATCTTTTCGGAATTGTAAATTTTTAGTCATCTTCAACATTCAACCTTTAACCTCTTGTTCATCGGATTTTATTGAAATAAAATTACTTAAATTATCTATAATTCATTCCTGTCATGTATAGCGAACAAGATTCTCATAAACTTTACCCGAATGCCAGTTTACCTAATTCTCTGACACTGGGTTACAATGCCAAATCAGAACCTAGCGATGAAGAAAAAGTTGTTAAGGAAATTGGCAAGCTAATTGCCGCCGCCAAACGTCGAGCCATTGTCATCGGATTAGTTACGATATCCGTAAGTGCTGGGCTGATGTATAAAATGTCAAAAAAACCGCCAATTTATGAAGGGGCTTTTCAACTGTTAGTGGAACCAATCAATACTTCTGAAAGTAGGTTACAAGCTTTAATCACTGAAACCGAGGGAAATAAATTCGCAACTTATAACGGTAAAGATTTTGGCTTGGATTATGACACTCAAATCAAAGTGTTAAAAAGCGCCAAAGTAATGGATCCAATTTCCGAAAAAATTAGAGCGAAATATCCAGATTTTAGTCCCTCGGAAGTGAACGTGGAGCGTCCATATGAAGGAGCAGTAGGAACTCGTATTTTAAGAGTTTCCTATAAACATTTTGATGAACAACGGGTTGTCTTTGTTTTAAACATTGTGTCTGAGGCATTTCTACAGTATAGCAAAGATTCTCGACAAACCAGTCTCAAAGAAGGCATAAAATTTATTGAAGAACAAATTCCTGGTTTAAGAAAACGAGTGACTGATTTGCAAGAAAAAATCCAAACACTCCGTCAACAGTATAATCTGATGGATCCTGAGTATGAAAGCAGAAAGCTGATTGAGCGAAATGCTGAGTTAAGCAGCAGAATTTTAGAAAATGAAACAAATTTAGCAAAAGCTCGCTTAGAGAGAGATGCCATTAAACAACTTATAGAGCAAGGAAATTATGCCAATGTTTTGAGTAAAAATGCAGTAGCTTACAGTGCCTTAATTCGAGACTCTCAATCGGTCAACAATCAGATTGCCGGTGAGTCAGTGCGATTACAAGAAGAACACCCAACCATGAAAATTCTTAGACAACAACAAAAGTATTTAGAATTGACATCTCGTCAACAAGCAGAAAGTATTCTGAAAAACATAGATACAGATGTGGTAGCTTTGGAGCAGCAACAAAGCATTTTAATGGCGGTACAACAAGAGATTAACAATCGCATCGAGATTTTACCAAAAGTTTATAGCGAATATGCCTCATTGCAAGGAGATTTACAAGTTGCCACAGCAACTCTCACGCAATACTTATCAAAATTAGATAGTTTGCGAATTGATGCGGCTCAAACGACATTTCCGTGGGAAATGATTGCTCCTCCAAAAAAACCAACTCCCCAAGGCGGATTGGCGAGAAAAACTAAGATTTTAACCGTGATTATTAGTTTTGTTATGGGTGTAGGAGTCGCTTTTATCTTAGAAATTCTGAATAATGTATTCCATACAGCCGAAGACTTGGAAGAAGATACAAACCTGCCAGTATTGGCGATGATTCCTAATGCAAAAGAACTGAGAAAAGGTTCCTCTGTGATTGAGATATCCGGTAAAAAACCTGCCCCATCGGTTAACTCAATGGTGGCAAATCCGAGTTTGACTGTTTCCAATGTTGTCATGGGACATGCAACTCATATGCAAAAGTATATTAGTTCTCCGGTTTTGGAAGCATTTCGCTCTTTATATACCAATATTCGTTTGTTGAGTCCAGAAATGCCATTTAAATCCCTGGTAATTGGTGCAACAACACCTAAGGAGGGTAAATCGACAGTGGCGATTCATTTGGCAAAAACAGCCGCAGCAATTGGTCAAAGAGTCTTGTTAGTCGATGGAGATATGCGTCAGCCCAAAATCCATCAGAAATTTAACATCCCCAACCTACAAGGACTCAGTGATGCAATTTCTACGGATATTAGTCTGAATGATGTGATTCAGCGCTCGCCTGAAGATAATAATTTATTTGTTTTGACCTCTGGACCAGTTCCCGAAGATCCCATCAAACTCCTCTCTTCCAAAAAAATGCACTCTCTAATGGAGCAATTTCAAGACTTTTTTGATTTGGTAATCTATGATACTCCTCCCTTAATAGGTCTCGCGGATGCCAGTATTCTAGCGGCTCAAACCGATGGTTTAATTATGGTGGTTAAAATTGATCAGAGTGATCGTTATCTAGTGAGCAAAGCATTAGATCGATTGAAAATTTCTGGTGCCAGGGTCTTGGGAGTCGTCGCCAATGGGGTCAAAGGGTAAACTCGGACAAAGGCGCTTGATGTTAAGCGAGAGTCCCCAAAAAAATTGGATGAAAAAAGAAGATGCCACAATCAGAAAAGTGGCATCTTCACAGAAATTAGTTTATTCCGGAACTATGCTGAGATGGTGGTGAAATGCCGAGCGCTTGGTGGAATGATATTACTATCCCCGCATCATCTCAGAGTTGAAATCCTGATTTAAGCACTGTGATTGGTTTTGCGACGGCGAGACATAGCCATAGCACCAGCGATCATACCCAAGCCTGCTAATGTCGCCGGTTCTGGCACCGCTACTTGGGCGGTCACGAGGAAATCATTGAAGTCTCTGTGGCCATTCAAACCGGAATCCTCAATTGCAATCAACACCGGACCAGCAAATGGGTTAGCATTTTGAATTCCAGGGGTTGTAGCTAGGTCGCTGATCGGACTAGTAGCGTACTGCTGATATCTCAGATCGCTGAGTACGGATGTGCCTTGTAAAAACTTGAACTGGTTGGCAAACCCGAGACCACTAGCATTCATCGAGTCGGTAGAGTAGATATCATAGTCACGCCAAACATCTGTGCCACTGTCCAAAAAGAAAGCGTATTGCTTGCCGGCTTCAAACTTAAAAGTTGCCGAGCAGATCAGTACAGTGTTGCCACAAGTGCCCTTGTGATCGAATTGCCCGTTATTAT harbors:
- a CDS encoding sulfotransferase, translated to MELKKIKQMVPIPLKNLFYKFRDLWNMVEIEYARNRAKINPKPIIILGNQKSGTSAIAMLLASLTNKSVHIDLMRSNEQNIYVKLKQKRAKFEDFIKFNRLEFSKDIIKEPNLTLFYDELIEYFPLARLVLVVRDPRSNIRSILDRYKIPGNLEQMTPEHYENLVRSWPSVFDASWLGFRGENYIEMLAGRWNYMADVFFLHAERIILVKYEDFLKDKIGVIYRLAEELGLEKINDISEQINIQYQPAGKNRNLKYIDFFGERNLERIERICGERMKKLEYY
- a CDS encoding lipopolysaccharide biosynthesis protein encodes the protein MDYIFGVGKRLSDFKDKIFPKSDPESYFRTDHLNTDLKGRSIRGGVVTIASQIAKFLLQLGSTAILARLLTPKDYGLMGMVYVFINFISLFQDLGLSAATIQKDQITHNQVSNLFWVNVGLSTFIMLLTMSLSPVIAWFYGEPRLISITIVLACAFIFGGLTVQHQALLKRQMRFSALAIVDIISMLVGIVVAIAWAFWRKDYWALVMMQLAMAFTTMVGVWLACGWRPGLPKRYSGAGSLLSFGGHLTGFNLLNYLSRNLDNILIGWKHGAEELGMYAKAYQLLLMPFEQINRPVALVALPTLSRLQSEPERYLSYYNKAIALLVTMGMPLVVFMFVAADKLILTILGGQWKEAILIFRLLAPAAFVSTFNVAAGWVYISLGRTDRQLRWGFITSIVDVISFVVGVQWGAIGVATAYSISRVLLRYPAIIFCYQGTFLKLWQLNRALWKPTVASLTAGIALYGANLIWQYEQRNSISMLFDAILYTVFYFLCWVILPQGWQTLKEMLALLKALKSKS
- a CDS encoding SLBB domain-containing protein, with translation MPERSAPGSNDNATLQGQEDYTLRPGDNIRIDNMEGKELSGEYLIPPDGRLFLPMIGGISVVGLTVEEASAALTNAYRRFFKDPYVSVNLLLISPITITITGEVRNPGSYNINLQNIRDHRGIEVLKLTQAIQQCGGVTLGADLSNIQISRKTRSGGQKVVYVNLWDFILRGDQTQNIALREGDNIYIPTTTEINLAQIRQLANVTFVTDLTTPRTVTLVGEVTRPGTYVIKGGDTTGGDKPFAGRYDGLPTVIRAIQLAGGVTPSADIEKISLRRINQNATEQTVNLNLWAFWQNGDVTQDTIIQEGDVIFIPTATNLNEARVRQLLNANFTANVNSPRTVLVVGEVKRPGSFVVRGGDGRGADTQFSSGTDGLPTVIRAIQMAGGITEVADIRRIQLRRRSRDGGEQILDVNLWELLQTGNLYQDRIVEEGDVIVVPKATEINPVEVSALSTASFAAPKITVFIMGEEARPPGVKQDGGLDFPPNISLNQALLASGALNRTRANRNFVDLLRLNPNGTVEQRRIEIDLADSINETTNPLLRNNDVILVNRSNFTKVIDDYNTFADFLLVGPRLLPWLQILDLFGIVNF
- a CDS encoding polysaccharide biosynthesis tyrosine autokinase, with the translated sequence MYSEQDSHKLYPNASLPNSLTLGYNAKSEPSDEEKVVKEIGKLIAAAKRRAIVIGLVTISVSAGLMYKMSKKPPIYEGAFQLLVEPINTSESRLQALITETEGNKFATYNGKDFGLDYDTQIKVLKSAKVMDPISEKIRAKYPDFSPSEVNVERPYEGAVGTRILRVSYKHFDEQRVVFVLNIVSEAFLQYSKDSRQTSLKEGIKFIEEQIPGLRKRVTDLQEKIQTLRQQYNLMDPEYESRKLIERNAELSSRILENETNLAKARLERDAIKQLIEQGNYANVLSKNAVAYSALIRDSQSVNNQIAGESVRLQEEHPTMKILRQQQKYLELTSRQQAESILKNIDTDVVALEQQQSILMAVQQEINNRIEILPKVYSEYASLQGDLQVATATLTQYLSKLDSLRIDAAQTTFPWEMIAPPKKPTPQGGLARKTKILTVIISFVMGVGVAFILEILNNVFHTAEDLEEDTNLPVLAMIPNAKELRKGSSVIEISGKKPAPSVNSMVANPSLTVSNVVMGHATHMQKYISSPVLEAFRSLYTNIRLLSPEMPFKSLVIGATTPKEGKSTVAIHLAKTAAAIGQRVLLVDGDMRQPKIHQKFNIPNLQGLSDAISTDISLNDVIQRSPEDNNLFVLTSGPVPEDPIKLLSSKKMHSLMEQFQDFFDLVIYDTPPLIGLADASILAAQTDGLIMVVKIDQSDRYLVSKALDRLKISGARVLGVVANGVKG
- a CDS encoding PEP-CTERM sorting domain-containing protein; translated protein: NNGQFDHKGTCGNTVLICSATFKFEAGKQYAFFLDSGTDVWRDYDIYSTDSMNASGLGFANQFKFLQGTSVLSDLRYQQYATSPISDLATTPGIQNANPFAGPVLIAIEDSGLNGHRDFNDFLVTAQVAVPEPATLAGLGMIAGAMAMSRRRKTNHSA